The Lysobacter sp. genome includes a window with the following:
- a CDS encoding sialidase: MHVSIKVLTLAIGATLVVGLPAIRLHAQERIAQPDQGSISGLGIRNIGSATMSGRISALAAARRKDGALTLYVGAASGGVWKSTDGGTTFRPKFDKQPVQSIGAIALNPGNPDHVWVGTGEAWTRNSVSIGDGVYRSTDGGESWTHAGLPNAERIVGLAVDPRNGETALACVTGKLWSDSTDPGVYRTTDGGKTWTQVLKGGNASTGCGGMSVDAKNPDVMFASLWDFRRKGWTFRSGGEGPGSPSGSGLHRSTDGGRTWQEVAGGGLPAKPYGRIAVAVAPSNSNVVYAMVENLKSALFRSDDGGKTWDRRDDSQMMVWRPFYFAHLVVDPGNADRVFKPNLQLIQSIDGGKTFSNAGGGAHGDFHDLWIDPNDSKQIIAGDDGGLWFSKDGGERWWKANNLPISQFYHVSVDDNDPYRVYGGLQDNSSWVGDSSYPGGITNSRWENMYGGDGFWMFADPTDPDYLYVEYQGGTISRVHRRTHETRDIQPRAGEGEKLRWNWNTPIHLSPNDKGTLYIGAQYLFRTRDHGQGWDRISPDLTTNDPKKQQQELSGGITVDNSAAEMHTTIYAVSESPKDRNVIWVGTDDGNVQVTRDGGKSWKNVIAGARVPANSWVSYIDAGRFDAGTAYVAFDRHTNGDMGPMLYKTTDYGASWQALVTPQQPKTVRGYAHVLREDPVKRGLLYAGTEFGLWISLDDGGHWAQFKGGDFPAVAVRDLVVQPRDHDLVLATHGRGIWIIDDVSPLRALTAEVMQQEATFLPNRPQQQRLNAFGGWSEGDASYAGANASNDVIITYYQKTRHLFGPLKLEVLDSAGKVIDTLPASKRRGLNRVAWSMNVKPPLVPPAASVAGNSLQGPRVPPGTYTVRMTKGDRVYEDRIVVALDRRATFSVADRKANYDATMNVHAMFGRMSDLVAKIQAVRGGADGIAGKLTQNDPLRAQLSRLSDSADGIRKQIVATKEGGAITGEERLREHMDNLYGGLIGYEGKPADALIAYSAVLDRELATLERSFATLRDGDLANTNAALKAKGLPEIALPEHAPLAWRFSGNPDSMPAERD; encoded by the coding sequence ATGCACGTTTCGATCAAAGTCCTGACCCTGGCGATCGGCGCGACGCTCGTCGTCGGCCTGCCAGCCATCCGCCTGCACGCGCAGGAGCGCATCGCGCAACCCGACCAGGGGTCGATTTCGGGCCTCGGTATCCGCAACATCGGCTCGGCCACGATGAGCGGCCGGATCTCCGCGCTCGCCGCCGCGCGCCGCAAGGACGGCGCGCTCACGCTGTATGTCGGCGCGGCCAGCGGTGGCGTGTGGAAGTCCACCGATGGCGGCACCACGTTCCGGCCGAAGTTCGACAAACAGCCGGTGCAGTCGATCGGCGCGATCGCGCTGAATCCCGGCAACCCCGATCACGTCTGGGTGGGCACCGGCGAAGCGTGGACGCGCAACTCGGTGTCGATCGGCGATGGCGTCTACCGTTCCACCGACGGCGGCGAAAGCTGGACGCACGCCGGCCTGCCCAACGCCGAGCGCATCGTCGGTCTTGCGGTGGATCCCCGCAACGGCGAGACCGCGCTCGCCTGCGTCACCGGCAAACTCTGGAGCGACTCCACCGACCCTGGCGTCTACCGCACCACCGACGGCGGCAAGACCTGGACGCAGGTGCTCAAGGGCGGCAACGCCTCCACCGGCTGCGGCGGCATGAGCGTCGATGCGAAAAACCCCGATGTGATGTTCGCCTCGCTGTGGGATTTCCGGCGCAAGGGCTGGACCTTCCGCTCCGGCGGCGAAGGCCCCGGATCGCCGTCCGGCAGCGGCCTGCACCGCTCCACCGACGGCGGCAGGACCTGGCAGGAAGTCGCCGGTGGCGGCCTGCCGGCGAAACCCTACGGCCGCATCGCGGTCGCGGTGGCGCCGTCGAATTCGAACGTCGTGTACGCGATGGTCGAAAACCTGAAGAGCGCGCTGTTCCGCTCCGACGACGGCGGCAAGACATGGGACCGCCGCGACGACAGCCAGATGATGGTGTGGCGCCCGTTCTACTTCGCCCACCTCGTCGTCGACCCGGGCAACGCCGACCGCGTGTTCAAACCGAACCTGCAGTTGATCCAGAGCATCGACGGCGGCAAGACCTTCTCGAACGCCGGTGGCGGCGCGCACGGCGACTTCCACGATCTGTGGATCGATCCGAACGACAGCAAACAGATCATCGCCGGCGACGATGGCGGCCTGTGGTTCTCCAAGGACGGCGGCGAGCGCTGGTGGAAAGCGAACAATCTGCCGATCTCGCAGTTCTACCACGTGAGCGTGGACGACAACGATCCGTATCGCGTCTACGGCGGCCTGCAGGACAACAGTTCGTGGGTCGGCGATTCGTCGTATCCCGGTGGCATCACCAATTCGCGCTGGGAAAACATGTACGGCGGCGACGGTTTCTGGATGTTCGCCGATCCGACCGATCCGGATTATCTCTACGTCGAATACCAGGGCGGCACCATCAGTCGCGTCCACCGTCGCACCCACGAGACCCGCGACATCCAGCCGCGTGCCGGCGAAGGGGAAAAGCTGCGCTGGAACTGGAACACGCCGATCCATCTTTCGCCCAACGACAAGGGCACGCTGTATATCGGCGCGCAATACCTGTTCCGTACCCGTGATCACGGCCAGGGCTGGGACCGCATTTCTCCCGACCTGACCACCAACGACCCGAAGAAGCAGCAGCAGGAACTCTCCGGCGGCATCACCGTCGACAACTCCGCCGCCGAGATGCACACCACGATCTACGCGGTCAGCGAATCGCCGAAGGACCGCAACGTGATCTGGGTCGGCACCGACGACGGCAATGTGCAGGTGACCCGCGACGGCGGCAAGTCGTGGAAGAACGTGATCGCAGGCGCCAGGGTGCCGGCGAATTCATGGGTGTCGTATATCGACGCAGGCCGCTTCGACGCGGGTACCGCCTATGTCGCCTTCGATCGCCACACCAACGGCGACATGGGGCCGATGCTGTACAAGACCACCGACTACGGCGCGAGTTGGCAGGCGCTGGTCACGCCGCAGCAGCCCAAGACCGTGCGCGGCTATGCGCACGTGCTGCGCGAAGACCCGGTGAAGCGCGGGCTGCTCTATGCGGGCACCGAATTCGGCCTCTGGATCTCGCTCGACGACGGCGGCCACTGGGCACAGTTCAAGGGCGGCGATTTCCCCGCTGTCGCGGTGCGCGATCTGGTCGTGCAGCCGCGCGACCACGATCTGGTGCTCGCCACCCACGGCCGCGGCATCTGGATCATCGACGACGTCTCGCCGCTGCGCGCGCTCACCGCCGAGGTGATGCAGCAGGAAGCGACGTTCCTGCCGAACCGTCCGCAGCAGCAGCGCCTCAATGCGTTCGGCGGCTGGTCGGAAGGCGATGCCAGCTACGCCGGCGCCAATGCATCGAACGACGTCATCATCACCTACTACCAGAAGACCCGGCACCTGTTCGGGCCACTGAAACTCGAAGTGCTGGACAGCGCGGGCAAGGTCATCGACACCCTGCCCGCCAGCAAACGCCGCGGCCTCAACCGCGTCGCATGGTCGATGAACGTCAAACCGCCGCTGGTGCCGCCGGCCGCCTCCGTTGCCGGCAACAGTCTGCAAGGCCCGCGCGTGCCGCCCGGCACCTATACCGTGCGCATGACCAAGGGCGACCGCGTGTACGAGGACCGGATCGTCGTCGCCCTCGATCGCCGCGCCACGTTCTCTGTCGCCGACCGCAAGGCCAACTACGACGCGACCATGAACGTGCACGCCATGTTCGGCCGGATGAGCGATCTGGTCGCGAAGATCCAGGCCGTGCGCGGCGGCGCCGACGGCATCGCCGGCAAGCTGACGCAGAACGACCCGCTGCGGGCGCAGCTGTCCAGGCTCTCGGACAGCGCCGACGGCATCCGCAAGCAGATCGTCGCGACCAAGGAAGGCGGCGCCATCACCGGCGAAGAACGCCTGCGCGAGCACATGGACAATCTGTACGGCGGCCTGATCGGTTACGAAGGCAAACCCGCCGACGCCCTGATCGCCTACAGCGCCGTGCTCGACCGCGAACTCGCCACGCTGGAGCGGTCCTTCGCGACGCTGCGCGATGGCGATCTGGCGAACACCAACGCCGCGCTCAAGGCCAAAGGCCTGCCGGAAATCGCACTGCCCGAACACGCACCGCTGGCGTGGCGCTTCTCCGGAAACCCGGATTCGATGCCGGCGGAACGCGACTGA
- a CDS encoding methionine adenosyltransferase yields MSSYLFTSESVSEGHPDKMADQISDAVLDAILAQDKRARVACETMVKTGAAIVAGEVTTSAWVDIESLARKVINDIGYNNSDVGFDGHTCAIINMLGKQSPDIAAGVDGTSKKAKKPEEQGAGDQGLMFGYACNEAPEYMPAPIYYSHRLVEQQAKVRKNGKLKWLRPDAKSQVTLRYDNQHQVIGLDAVVLSTQHDPGIKHKDLVEGVYETILKPVLPKKWLESLPKNKVHINPTGIFVIGGPVGDCGLTGRKIIVDTYGGMARHGGGAFSGKDPSKVDRSAAYAARYVAKNIVAAGLADRCEVQVSYAIGVAEPTSISVTTFGTGKLPDDKIEKLIRAHFDLRPYGIVKMLDLIHPVYQATAAYGHFGRKPKEVTYTDGAGKQHTATAFSWEKTDKADDLRKAAGLK; encoded by the coding sequence ATGTCCAGCTACCTCTTCACCTCCGAGTCCGTGTCCGAAGGCCATCCGGACAAGATGGCGGACCAGATTTCCGACGCCGTGCTCGACGCCATCCTGGCCCAGGACAAGCGCGCGCGCGTCGCCTGCGAAACCATGGTGAAGACCGGTGCGGCCATCGTCGCCGGCGAAGTCACCACCAGCGCCTGGGTGGACATCGAATCGCTGGCCCGCAAGGTCATCAACGACATCGGCTACAACAATTCCGACGTCGGCTTCGACGGCCACACCTGCGCCATCATCAACATGCTCGGCAAGCAGTCGCCGGACATCGCCGCGGGCGTCGACGGCACCAGCAAGAAAGCCAAGAAGCCCGAAGAACAGGGCGCGGGCGATCAGGGCCTGATGTTCGGCTACGCCTGCAACGAAGCCCCGGAATACATGCCGGCGCCGATCTACTACTCGCACCGCCTGGTCGAGCAGCAGGCCAAGGTCCGCAAGAACGGCAAGCTGAAGTGGCTGCGCCCCGACGCCAAGTCGCAGGTCACGCTGCGCTACGACAACCAGCATCAGGTCATCGGTCTCGACGCCGTGGTGCTGTCCACGCAGCACGACCCGGGCATCAAGCACAAGGATCTGGTCGAAGGCGTGTACGAGACCATCCTCAAGCCGGTCCTGCCGAAGAAGTGGCTGGAATCGCTGCCGAAGAACAAGGTGCACATCAACCCGACCGGCATCTTCGTGATCGGCGGACCGGTGGGCGACTGCGGCCTGACCGGCCGCAAGATCATCGTCGACACCTACGGCGGCATGGCCCGTCACGGCGGCGGTGCGTTCTCCGGCAAGGACCCGTCGAAGGTCGACCGCTCGGCCGCGTACGCCGCGCGTTACGTCGCCAAGAACATCGTTGCCGCCGGCCTGGCCGACCGCTGCGAAGTGCAGGTCAGCTACGCGATCGGCGTGGCTGAACCCACCAGCATCTCGGTCACCACCTTCGGCACCGGCAAGCTGCCCGACGACAAGATCGAAAAGCTGATCCGCGCGCACTTCGACCTGCGTCCGTACGGCATCGTGAAAATGCTCGACCTGATCCACCCGGTCTACCAGGCCACCGCCGCCTACGGCCACTTCGGCCGCAAGCCGAAGGAAGTCACCTACACCGATGGCGCCGGCAAGCAGCACACCGCCACCGCGTTCTCGTGGGAAAAGACCGACAAGGCCGACGATCTGCGCAAGGCTGCGGGTCTGAAGTAA
- a CDS encoding glycerol-3-phosphate acyltransferase: protein MTSAVEIPVWLLLLLIAASGYAVLNSVFLPGVRWFVRRRLNRAIERINSSLRIQIRPFQRTRRQVLIDRLSYDTQVIAEIEKLATDSDAPRRALQKKVRTYAREIVPSFNAYMYYRLGYWLARQISRFIYRVKVGAADIDKLRQIDPQSTVVFVMNHRSNMDYLLVTYLAANQATLSYAVGEWARVLPLNLVVKGLGGYFVRRESNNPLYRKVLERYIHMSTHEGVCQAVYLEGGLSRDGNFGRPKLGFLDYMLRSFDAETDRDIVFIPIGINYDHVLEDLNMLAWTDPHSKRKGIAFHIRNVARFLRFNLFVGGDARFRRNGYASVNFGIPVSAKAFSSAKDIQFKRLSKEQRFEQVAALADTLMDGIRHVIPILPVPLISTVFVRNPQTGLRSIDVIVEVDRLIDELIHGGAPMREEEKPRNSTLLQSLQLLQRRGVLVEDDDRYFAGPESLALLNYYANSIAHWLLVESGDGDEDPGVAMRVSSAG, encoded by the coding sequence ATGACGAGTGCTGTCGAAATTCCCGTTTGGCTTTTGCTGCTGCTGATCGCGGCGAGCGGTTATGCGGTGCTGAACAGCGTTTTCCTGCCCGGTGTCCGCTGGTTCGTCCGGCGGCGATTGAATCGCGCCATCGAGCGGATCAACAGCAGTCTGCGGATCCAGATCCGCCCGTTCCAGCGCACCCGGCGGCAGGTGCTGATCGACCGCTTGAGCTACGACACGCAGGTGATCGCGGAGATCGAAAAACTGGCCACCGACAGCGATGCGCCCAGGCGCGCGCTGCAGAAGAAAGTGCGCACCTATGCCCGCGAAATCGTGCCCTCGTTCAACGCCTACATGTACTACCGCCTCGGTTACTGGCTGGCGCGGCAGATCTCGCGCTTCATCTACCGGGTGAAGGTCGGCGCGGCCGATATCGACAAGCTCCGCCAGATCGATCCGCAGTCCACCGTGGTGTTCGTGATGAACCACCGCAGCAACATGGACTATCTGCTGGTCACCTACCTGGCCGCCAACCAGGCCACGCTGTCCTACGCGGTCGGCGAATGGGCACGGGTGCTGCCGCTGAACCTGGTGGTCAAGGGCCTGGGCGGCTATTTCGTGCGCCGCGAATCCAACAACCCGCTGTATCGCAAGGTGCTGGAACGCTACATCCACATGTCCACGCACGAAGGCGTCTGCCAGGCGGTGTATCTGGAAGGCGGCCTGAGCCGCGACGGCAATTTCGGCCGGCCGAAGCTCGGTTTCCTCGATTACATGCTGCGTTCTTTCGATGCGGAGACCGACCGCGACATCGTCTTCATCCCGATCGGCATCAACTACGACCACGTGCTCGAAGATCTGAACATGCTGGCCTGGACCGACCCGCACAGCAAACGCAAAGGGATTGCGTTCCATATCCGCAACGTCGCGCGGTTCCTGCGCTTCAATCTGTTCGTCGGCGGCGACGCGCGCTTCCGGCGCAACGGCTACGCCAGCGTGAACTTCGGCATTCCCGTGTCCGCGAAGGCATTTTCATCAGCGAAGGACATCCAGTTCAAACGCCTGTCGAAGGAGCAGCGCTTCGAGCAGGTCGCAGCGCTCGCCGATACGTTGATGGACGGGATCCGCCACGTCATCCCGATCTTGCCGGTGCCGTTGATCTCGACGGTTTTCGTGCGCAACCCGCAGACCGGTTTGCGTTCCATCGATGTGATCGTCGAAGTCGACCGCCTGATCGACGAACTGATCCACGGCGGCGCGCCCATGCGCGAAGAAGAGAAACCGCGCAATTCGACCTTGCTGCAGAGTCTGCAGCTGCTGCAGCGGCGCGGCGTTCTGGTCGAGGACGATGACCGGTATTTCGCGGGGCCGGAATCCTTGGCGCTGTTGAATTACTACGCCAATTCCATCGCGCATTGGTTGCTGGTGGAAAGCGGCGATGGTGATGAGGATCCGGGGGTGGCGATGCGTGTTTCGAGCGCTGGCTAG
- a CDS encoding helix-turn-helix transcriptional regulator, which yields MADQDAFAKLELELRRGVLVLATLSQLRTPRYGYELRQALVEKGMPIEEGTLYPLLRRLEAQGVLASEWKIEDGPPRRYYALNADGRTLLDKLTGSWQGMNAAMDRLLKED from the coding sequence ATGGCTGACCAAGACGCTTTCGCAAAACTCGAGCTGGAGCTGCGTCGCGGGGTGCTGGTGCTGGCCACGCTCTCGCAACTGCGCACGCCGCGCTACGGCTACGAACTTCGGCAGGCGCTGGTGGAGAAAGGCATGCCGATCGAGGAAGGCACGCTGTATCCCCTACTGCGTCGTCTCGAAGCCCAGGGCGTGCTCGCCAGCGAATGGAAGATCGAGGACGGCCCGCCCCGCCGCTACTACGCGCTGAACGCGGACGGCCGCACGTTGCTCGACAAGCTCACCGGGTCATGGCAAGGCATGAACGCCGCCATGGATCGACTGTTGAAAGAGGACTGA